A portion of the Colius striatus isolate bColStr4 chromosome 1, bColStr4.1.hap1, whole genome shotgun sequence genome contains these proteins:
- the SLC5A3 gene encoding sodium/myo-inositol cotransporter produces MRASLETADIAIVALYFVLVIAIGFFAMWKNNRSTVSGYFLAGRSMTWVAIGASLFVSNIGSEHFIGLAGSGAASGFAVGAWEFNALMLLQLLGWVFVPVYIRSGVYTMPEYLSKRFGGHRIQIYFAALSLILYIFTKLSVDLYSGALFIQESLGWNLYLSVILLIGMTALLTVTGGLVAVIYTDTLQALLMIIGALTLMIISMMEVGGFEEVKRRYMLASPNITSILLTYNISNTNSCNVDPKPDALKMLREPTDEDIPWPGFLFGQTPASVWYWCADQVIVQRVLAAKNIAHAKGSTLMAGFLKLLPMFIIVVPGMISRILFVDDIACINPEHCFQVCGSRAGCSNIAYPRLVMKLVPVGLRGLMMAVMIAALMSDLDSIFNSASTIFTLDIYKLIRKSATSRELMVVGRVFVAFMVVISIAWVPIIVEMQGGQMYLYIQEVADYLTPPVAALFLMGIFWNRCNEQGAFYGGMAGFVLGAIRLILAFIYRAPECDQPDTRPSFIKNVHYMYVATALFWITGGVTFVVSLLTPPPTKEQVRTTTIWAVKNRNVKENGAKGELFKGQEKSILKCNENTNHIIPNGKSEENLKNMKPEDINLLVTCRDDSTPVISVSHSEVETPVDCYSNGQAALMGEKKHEEETDDRERRLKFIDWFCGFKSKNINKRAGREIEEETVCLQMLEETPKVKLLLNIGLFCVCSLGIFMFVYFSL; encoded by the coding sequence ATGAGGGCTTCTTTGGAAACAGCAGACATTGCCATTGTGGCATTGTACTTCGTGCTTGTAATCGCCATAGGTTTTTTTGCCATGTGGAAAAACAATCGGAGCACCGTAAGTGGCTACTTTTTGGCAGGGCGTTCTATGACCTGGGTGGCTATTGGTGCATCTCTGTTTGTGAGCAATATTGGAAGTGAACATTTCATTGGGCTCGCAGGATCTGGAGCGGCCAGTGGATTTGCAGTAGGTGCATGGGAATTCAACGCCTTAATGCTTTTGCAGCTTTTAGGATGGGTCTTCGTCCCAGTCTACATCCGCTCGGGAGTATACACCATGCCTGAATACTTGTCCAAGCGTTTTGGAGGGCATAGaattcaaatatattttgcaGCGTTGTCTCTAATTCTTTATATCTTCACCAAACTCTCAGTTGACTTGTATTCAGGGGCACTTTTTATTCAAGAATCGCTAGGTTGGAACCTCTATTTGTCAGTTATCCTCCTTATTGGAATGACTGCACTGTTGACTGTGACTGGAGGTCTTGTGGCCGTCATCTACACAGACACCCTTCAAGCTCTGCTTATGATTATCGGTGCCCTCACACTTATGATCATAAGTATGATGGAGGTTGGTGGGTTCGAAGAAGTTAAAAGACGGTACATGCTAGCGTCACCAAATATTACGTCTATCTTGTTAACCTACAACATTTCCAATACCAATTCCTGCAACGTCGACCCAAAGCCCGATGCTCTTAAAATGTTGCGCGAGCCAACAGATGAAGATATTCCCTGGCCTGGATTTCTGTTTGGACAGACCCCAGCTTCTGTCTGGTATTGGTGTGCCGATCAAGTCATAGTTCAGAGAGTTTTAGCTGCAAAAAACATCGCTCATGCCAAAGGATCCACTCTGATGGCGGGCTTCTTAAAGCTGCTGCCGATGTTTATTATAGTCGTCCCAGGGATGATTTCACGAATACTGTTTGTAGATGATATCGCCTGCATTAATCCGGAACACTGTTTTCAAGTCTGCGGGAGCAGAGCTGGATGCTCTAACATCGCCTACCCACGTTTGGTGATGAAGCTTGTGCCGGTTGGTCTGAGGGGACTGATGATGGCCGTGATGATTGCTGCACTGATGAGTGACTTGGACTCGATATTTAACAGTGCCAGCACCATATTCACCCTTGACATCTACAAACTCATTCGGAAGAGCGCGACGTCGAGAGAACTGATGGTTGTAGGAAGAGTCTTTGTTGCGTTCATGGTAGTTATAAGCATTGCCTGGGTCCCGATAATTGTAGAAATGCAAGGTGGTCAGATGTACCTTTATATTCAAGAGGTAGCGGACTACCTGACCCCACCGGTGGCTGCTCTGTTTCTGATGGGTATCTTTTGGAACCGTTGTAATGAGCAGGGGGCTTTCTATGGCGGAATGGCTGGGTTTGTTCTCGGAGCGATACGGTTGATACTGGCGTTTATCTATCGTGCTCCGGAGTGTGACCAGCCAGATACGAGGCCAAGCTTTATCAAAAATGTCCATTACATGTATGTCGCCACAGCTCTGTTCTGGATCACCGGCGGCGTGACCTTTGTAGTGAGCCTTCTCACGCCTCCGCCTACAAAGGAGCAGGTTCGGACGACCACTATCTGGGCCGTGAAAAACAGGAACGTGAAAGAGAACGGCGCAAAGGGCGAGCTGTTTAAAGGGCAAGAAAAGAGCATCCTGAAGTGCAATGAAAACACAAACCATATCATCCCCAACGGCAAATCGGAAGAAAACCTTAAAAATATGAAGCCGGAGGATATCAATCTTCTGGTCACTTGCAGAGATGACAGCACCCCAGTGATTTCCGTGAGTCATTCTGAAGTCGAGACACCAGTTGATTGTTATTCGAATGGACAAGCAGCTTTGATGGGGGAGAAAAAGCATGAGGAAGAGACTGATGATAGGGAGAGACGTTTGAAATTCATAGATTGGTTCTGTGgctttaaaagtaaaaacataAACAAGAGAGCTGGTCGGGAGATTGAGGAAGAGACTGTTTGTTTACAAATGCTGGAAGAGACTCCAAAAGTTAAACTATTACTAAATATTGGACTGTTCTGTGTCTGTTCGCTTGGAATATTCATGTTTGTCTATTTCTCTTTGTGA